In one Nocardioides sp. NBC_00368 genomic region, the following are encoded:
- a CDS encoding PaaI family thioesterase: MIALQDEWWPAMTCFGCGPANAEGLQLKSYPQLDGSVTATFQPWPQHDNGGGFLNGGIIATLLDCHSAAAVHQEAFLNGWMPAEGESLAYVTAGIDVRYRRPAPLREPVTLVASTKDASEDQITSLVRLEWDGKVRAEGEALWKRWRPRS, encoded by the coding sequence ATGATCGCGTTGCAGGACGAGTGGTGGCCGGCGATGACCTGCTTCGGGTGTGGGCCGGCCAACGCGGAGGGGCTCCAGCTGAAGAGCTATCCGCAGCTGGACGGGAGCGTGACCGCGACCTTCCAGCCGTGGCCGCAGCACGACAACGGCGGCGGGTTCCTCAACGGCGGGATCATCGCGACCCTGCTCGACTGCCACAGCGCTGCCGCGGTGCACCAGGAGGCCTTCCTCAACGGCTGGATGCCCGCCGAGGGGGAGTCGCTGGCCTACGTGACGGCCGGGATCGACGTACGCTACCGTCGGCCGGCCCCGCTCCGGGAGCCGGTCACGCTCGTCGCCTCCACCAAGGACGCCAGCGAGGACCAGATCACCTCGCTGGTCCGGCTGGAGTGGGACGGGAAGGTCCGCGCCGAGGGCGAGGCGCTGTGGAAGCGGTGGCGTCCGCGCAGCTAG
- a CDS encoding DNA gyrase/topoisomerase IV subunit B, whose product MYIGSTDTRGLMHCLWEIIDNGVDEALAGVAGHVEVTMHPDGSVEVYDDGRGIPTDKEPRTGLPGVEVVATKLHAGGKFGGGSYNATGGLHGVGLSVVNALSSRMDIDVDRSPAQQGMSFRRGVPGVFDGDGPTAGFTPQSGLSRKGKRVAKGKTGTRVRFWPDRQIFTKDARFELDGLLGRARQTSFIVPGLELVIRDLSGADPVEEKFRHDGGIAEFVDFLAKDEPVSGVLRLQGSDTFTETVPMLDDAGHMTPQDVERELGVDIAVRWGSGYDTEIRSFVNVIATPKGGTHVSGFENALTKTFNDAMRAAKVLKVNDKDIVKEDVLEGLTAVVTVRLAEPQFEGQTKEILGTPAARSVVRKVVAAEMKTFLTESRGAQKQQAKLVMEKVYAASKTRLSLRQQKENQRRKNALESSALPSKLADCRTTDDRAELFIVEGDSALGTAKVARNSEFQALLPIRGKILNVQKASVGDMLKNAECSSIIQVVGTGTGRSFDLDAARYGKIIFMADADSDGAHIRTLLATLFFKYMPELIAAGKVYTAVPPLHRIEISNPKKGMEKYIYTYSDPELQRKLAELKKKNVSWKDPVQRYKGLGEMDADQLAETTMDPRHRTLRRLTLDDADEAAAVFDLLMGSDVAPRKEFIVAGGGQLSETDLDF is encoded by the coding sequence GACACCCGGGGTCTCATGCACTGCCTGTGGGAGATCATCGACAACGGCGTCGACGAGGCGCTGGCCGGAGTGGCCGGCCACGTCGAGGTCACGATGCACCCCGACGGCTCGGTGGAGGTCTACGACGACGGCCGCGGCATCCCGACCGACAAGGAGCCCCGCACCGGGCTCCCGGGCGTCGAGGTGGTCGCGACCAAGCTGCACGCGGGCGGCAAGTTCGGCGGTGGCTCCTACAACGCGACCGGTGGTCTGCACGGCGTCGGCCTCTCGGTCGTCAACGCGCTCTCCAGCCGGATGGACATCGACGTCGACCGCTCCCCGGCCCAGCAGGGGATGTCGTTCCGTCGCGGTGTGCCGGGCGTGTTCGACGGCGACGGCCCCACAGCCGGCTTCACGCCTCAGAGCGGCCTGAGCCGCAAGGGCAAGCGGGTCGCCAAGGGCAAGACCGGCACCAGGGTCAGGTTCTGGCCCGACCGGCAGATCTTCACCAAGGACGCCCGCTTCGAGCTCGACGGCCTGCTCGGCCGTGCCCGGCAGACCTCCTTCATCGTCCCCGGCCTCGAACTGGTCATCCGCGACCTGTCCGGAGCGGATCCGGTCGAGGAGAAGTTCCGCCACGACGGCGGCATCGCCGAGTTCGTCGACTTCCTGGCCAAGGACGAGCCGGTCAGCGGCGTACTCCGCCTGCAGGGGTCGGACACCTTCACCGAGACCGTGCCGATGCTCGACGACGCCGGCCACATGACCCCGCAGGACGTCGAGCGCGAGCTCGGCGTCGACATCGCGGTGCGGTGGGGGAGCGGCTACGACACCGAGATCCGCTCCTTCGTCAACGTGATCGCCACCCCGAAGGGCGGCACCCACGTCAGCGGCTTCGAGAACGCGCTGACCAAGACCTTCAACGACGCCATGCGCGCGGCCAAGGTGCTCAAGGTCAACGACAAGGACATCGTCAAGGAGGACGTCCTCGAGGGCCTGACCGCCGTGGTGACGGTGCGCCTGGCCGAGCCCCAGTTCGAGGGCCAGACCAAGGAGATCCTCGGCACGCCAGCGGCTCGCAGCGTGGTGCGCAAGGTCGTCGCCGCGGAGATGAAGACGTTCCTCACCGAGTCCCGCGGTGCCCAGAAGCAGCAGGCCAAGCTGGTGATGGAGAAGGTCTACGCCGCCTCCAAGACCCGGCTCTCGCTGCGTCAGCAGAAGGAGAACCAGCGGCGCAAGAACGCGCTGGAGTCCTCCGCGCTGCCCTCCAAGCTCGCCGACTGCCGCACCACCGACGACCGTGCCGAGCTCTTCATCGTCGAGGGTGACTCCGCGCTCGGCACCGCCAAGGTGGCGCGCAACTCGGAGTTCCAGGCGCTGCTGCCGATCCGCGGCAAGATCCTCAACGTCCAGAAGGCCTCGGTCGGCGACATGCTGAAGAACGCCGAGTGCTCCTCGATCATCCAGGTGGTGGGGACGGGCACGGGGCGCAGCTTCGACCTGGACGCGGCGCGCTACGGCAAGATCATCTTCATGGCCGACGCGGACTCCGACGGCGCCCACATCCGTACGCTGCTGGCGACGCTGTTCTTCAAGTACATGCCCGAGCTGATCGCCGCTGGCAAGGTCTACACCGCGGTCCCGCCGCTGCACCGGATCGAGATCTCCAACCCGAAGAAGGGGATGGAGAAGTACATCTACACCTACTCCGACCCGGAGCTGCAGCGGAAGCTCGCCGAGCTGAAGAAGAAGAACGTCAGCTGGAAGGACCCGGTGCAGCGCTACAAGGGTCTGGGTGAGATGGACGCCGACCAGCTGGCCGAGACCACGATGGACCCCCGTCACCGGACGCTTCGCAGGCTGACCCTGGACGACGCCGACGAGGCCGCGGCGGTCTTCGACCTGCTGATGGGCTCCGATGTCGCCCCGCGCAAGGAGTTCATCGTTGCCGGGGGCGGTCAGCTCTCCGAGACCGACCTCGACTTCTAG
- a CDS encoding NAD-dependent epimerase/dehydratase family protein, translated as MRIFIAGGTGAVGIRMVPLLVAAGHEVYGSTRHEAGCETLAGLGATGIVMDPLDPQSVADAVTKASPEVIVHQLTALGSLSGNLKKWDQDFAMTNRLRTEGTDHLLAAARAAGVRRFVAQSFGGGWTLERTGGWVKDETSSLIADPGKEARGTLAAIRHLESAVTAATDPSTSSGHRLEGVVLRYGNFYGPGNAASRDGAIGELLRKGKMPVVGGGTGVWSFVHIDDVASATVAAIDRGAPGIYNIVDDEPAPVNQWMPYLAEQVGGRNPMRLPAWLARPLIGEFGVALMTSVRGSSNAKAKRELGWTPSYPTWREGFRTGIG; from the coding sequence ATGCGCATCTTCATCGCAGGCGGAACCGGCGCGGTCGGCATCAGGATGGTGCCGCTGCTGGTGGCCGCCGGACACGAGGTGTACGGCTCGACCCGCCACGAGGCTGGGTGCGAGACCCTGGCCGGCCTGGGCGCGACCGGGATCGTGATGGACCCGCTGGACCCGCAGAGCGTCGCCGACGCCGTCACCAAGGCTTCGCCCGAGGTGATCGTGCACCAGCTCACCGCGCTGGGCAGCCTCAGCGGGAACCTGAAGAAGTGGGACCAGGACTTCGCGATGACCAACCGGCTGCGCACCGAAGGCACCGACCACCTGCTGGCGGCGGCTCGCGCGGCCGGCGTGCGGCGGTTCGTGGCGCAGAGCTTCGGCGGGGGCTGGACCCTCGAGCGCACCGGCGGCTGGGTCAAGGACGAGACCTCATCGCTCATCGCAGACCCCGGCAAGGAGGCGCGGGGCACCCTGGCGGCGATCCGCCACCTGGAGTCCGCAGTCACTGCGGCGACCGACCCTTCGACAAGCTCAGGACACCGCCTCGAGGGCGTCGTGCTGCGCTACGGCAACTTCTACGGCCCCGGCAACGCTGCGTCCCGTGACGGTGCCATCGGTGAGCTGCTGCGCAAGGGCAAGATGCCGGTGGTCGGCGGCGGCACGGGGGTGTGGTCGTTCGTCCACATCGACGACGTGGCCTCCGCGACCGTCGCGGCCATCGACCGGGGCGCGCCGGGCATCTACAACATCGTCGACGACGAGCCCGCGCCGGTGAACCAGTGGATGCCGTACCTGGCCGAGCAGGTCGGTGGCCGGAACCCGATGCGGCTCCCGGCCTGGCTCGCACGGCCGCTGATCGGTGAGTTCGGGGTCGCGCTGATGACCTCGGTGCGGGGGTCGTCCAACGCCAAGGCCAAGCGGGAGCTCGGCTGGACGCCGTCCTACCCGACCTGGCGCGAGGGCTTCCGGACCGGGATCGGCTGA
- a CDS encoding RNA polymerase sigma-70 factor, with protein MDLATAHDGLRPLMFSIAYRMLGSVAEAEDIVQEAFMRMHRSTQESGEVDNLDAYATTVTTRIAIDTLRSARHRREQYVGPWLPEPILVSDEDPSHRIELDETVSTAFLVLLESLTPVERAVFVLREVMGYDYEDIAPIVDKSATNCRQIFTRARKRIADGTPRFEPSAERRDQLAAQFVAALSASDVSGLERLLADDVVFVADGGGRAPAIQKPMLGAVAVARFLLGLMRQGERFGVRLEISHANGQPAMLTRGADGALLGVIALDVDGGRIVRMHNVLNPDKLGHLGEVGDLFALLAER; from the coding sequence GTGGACCTCGCAACCGCCCATGACGGGCTTCGCCCGCTGATGTTCTCGATCGCCTACCGGATGCTCGGCAGCGTCGCCGAGGCCGAGGACATCGTGCAGGAGGCGTTCATGCGGATGCACCGCAGCACACAGGAGTCGGGCGAGGTCGACAACCTGGATGCGTACGCGACCACCGTCACCACCCGGATCGCCATCGACACCCTGCGCTCGGCCCGCCATCGACGTGAGCAGTACGTCGGGCCGTGGCTGCCCGAGCCGATCCTGGTCTCCGACGAGGACCCGAGCCACCGCATCGAGCTCGACGAGACCGTGAGCACCGCGTTCCTGGTCCTGCTGGAGTCGCTCACGCCCGTCGAGCGCGCGGTGTTCGTGCTGCGCGAGGTGATGGGCTACGACTACGAGGACATCGCCCCGATCGTCGACAAGAGCGCGACCAACTGCCGTCAGATCTTCACCCGCGCCCGCAAACGGATCGCCGACGGCACGCCACGCTTCGAGCCCTCAGCCGAGCGCCGCGACCAGCTCGCCGCCCAGTTCGTCGCCGCGCTGTCCGCGAGCGACGTCAGCGGCCTGGAGCGGCTGCTCGCCGACGACGTCGTGTTCGTCGCCGACGGCGGCGGCCGAGCGCCCGCCATCCAGAAGCCGATGCTCGGCGCCGTCGCCGTCGCCCGCTTCCTGCTCGGGCTCATGCGTCAGGGCGAGCGCTTCGGCGTCCGCCTCGAGATCTCCCACGCCAACGGCCAGCCGGCGATGCTCACCCGTGGCGCCGACGGCGCCCTGCTCGGCGTCATCGCGCTCGACGTCGACGGCGGCCGGATCGTCCGCATGCACAACGTGCTCAACCCGGACAAGCTCGGCCACCTGGGCGAGGTCGGCGACCTCTTCGCGCTGCTCGCTGAGCGCTAA